Proteins encoded by one window of uncultured Bacteroides sp.:
- a CDS encoding NADH-quinone oxidoreductase subunit N, with product MDYSQFLYMKEELSLIAVIVLLLLFDLLAGEKGRKYFSLTACSLLGVHTLINLIPSAPAEMFGGMYYYTPIMTIVKSILSFGTVIVFMQAHTWLQREDTNIKQGEFYVLTLSTLLGMYFMIGSGNFLMFFIGLETASIPMAALVALDKYRHNSAEAGAKYILTAMFSSGLLLFGLSMIYGSCGTLYFNDIPAALNGNMMQIMAFAFFFTGMGFKISLVPFHLWTADVYQGAPTTVTSYLSVISKGSAAFVLLTILTKVFGPMIAQWQAVLYGVIIITITMANLFAIRQQNLKRFLAFSSISQAGYIMLGVIGGTAMSMTSLVYYVLVYIVANLAAFGIISIIEQKSDKVELDDYNGLYLTNPKLSFIMTLALFSLAGIPPFAGFFSKIFIFMAAFKSGFYLLVFIALVNTVISLYYYLLVVKAMYINKNENPIATFKSDNYTKVSLAICLIGIVGLGLASIVYETINAFSYGL from the coding sequence ATGGATTATAGTCAATTTCTATATATGAAAGAAGAGCTGTCGCTCATTGCAGTTATTGTTCTTTTGCTACTGTTCGATCTGCTGGCAGGAGAAAAAGGACGCAAATACTTTTCATTGACAGCTTGTTCGCTACTTGGCGTTCACACGCTGATAAATCTGATCCCCTCTGCACCGGCTGAGATGTTTGGCGGTATGTATTATTATACCCCAATAATGACCATCGTGAAGAGTATTCTCTCTTTTGGAACAGTGATTGTGTTTATGCAGGCACACACATGGTTGCAACGTGAAGACACTAATATTAAACAAGGAGAGTTCTATGTACTTACATTATCTACTCTGCTGGGTATGTATTTCATGATTGGATCCGGAAACTTCCTGATGTTCTTCATCGGACTGGAAACAGCTTCTATCCCAATGGCAGCTTTGGTTGCCCTTGACAAATACAGACACAACTCTGCAGAGGCTGGTGCTAAATACATCCTTACTGCCATGTTCTCTTCAGGACTGTTATTGTTTGGTTTATCCATGATATACGGTTCTTGCGGAACACTTTACTTTAATGACATACCTGCAGCTTTAAATGGAAACATGATGCAGATTATGGCATTTGCATTCTTCTTCACTGGTATGGGATTCAAGATTTCATTGGTTCCTTTCCACTTGTGGACAGCCGACGTTTACCAAGGTGCACCAACAACTGTTACATCTTACCTTTCAGTTATATCTAAAGGATCTGCAGCATTTGTGTTGCTTACTATCCTTACTAAAGTATTCGGTCCAATGATTGCTCAATGGCAGGCAGTACTTTACGGAGTGATAATTATTACAATCACAATGGCCAACCTGTTCGCTATCCGCCAACAGAACCTGAAAAGATTCCTTGCATTCTCTTCTATCTCTCAGGCTGGTTATATTATGCTGGGTGTAATTGGAGGAACAGCAATGAGCATGACTTCTTTAGTCTATTATGTACTTGTTTACATCGTGGCCAACTTAGCTGCTTTTGGTATCATTTCAATTATTGAACAAAAAAGTGATAAGGTAGAACTGGATGATTACAATGGTTTGTATCTAACAAATCCTAAGCTTTCATTCATCATGACTTTAGCCTTATTCTCACTGGCAGGTATTCCTCCTTTCGCTGGATTCTTCAGTAAGATCTTTATCTTTATGGCTGCATTCAAGAGTGGTTTCTACTTACTTGTATTCATTGCATTGGTAAATACTGTTATTTCTTTGTATTACTATTTATTAGTAGTTAAAGCAATGTATATCAACAAGAACGAGAATCCTATTGCAACCTTTAAAAGCGACAATTATACTAAGGTAAGCTTAGCAATCTGCTTAATTGGTATTGTTGGATTAGGTCTTGCAAGTATCGTATATGAAACAATCAATGCTTTCAGCTACGGTCTGTAA
- the galA gene encoding beta-galactosidase GalA: MKLKSVLQALFLFVLILPSFSQNQNNPNDLSGKGREHLLMDFGWRFALGNAKNFEKDYSNGTSYFTYLAKTGYGDGAAAQQFEDRAWREVDLPHDWAVELPFSSSASHSHGYKTIGWKYPETSVGWYRKRFHIPASDLGRKISIQFDGIHRNSTVWVNGFYVGSESSGYASSIYDITDYLNYGEENVIAVRVDASIEEGWYYEGAGIYRHVWLNKTDRLHVAQYGTFVTSQINEDNAELTVRTTIENQYPQTSKFSIEQILFDASNKPVVSQRYDSLSLEGNKEITLYHKLKVENPRLWSIEVPYLYHLETLVKVDGKTVDSYNTNVGIRTVRFDPNLGFLLNGKNVKIKGTNNHQDHAGVGTAIPDALQEFRIKRLKEMGSNAIRTSHNPATPELLDACDRLGMLVLDENRLMGINQEHFDLLKRFMIRDRNHPCVVIWSLGNEEWAIEGNEKGARITKTMQDFAQKVDSSRAFTAAVSGGWDNGSGKTMQVMGYNYIVQGDIDVHHKKFPWQCGIGTEESNTIGTRGIYQDDLANGRMAATNRMPENVGTESGWKFYLERPFLAGLFFWTGFDYRGEANPLVWPAVNSQYGIVDLCGFPKDIFYYLKSWWANEPVMHIMPHWNWKGSEGKNIKVTIYSNADEVELILNRKSLGKKTMPKNGHIDWDITYQPGTLQAKGFIKNKQVVAQQIETTDVPSKVILSAERTQLNSNGEDIAIITVQVADKKNRMVPTADNEIEFTLSGLGKIIGVGNGDPASHDPEQFVELVETSSISGMKFMQSNSIPEINELEANNNDSIWEKAFEKNYGEYDATKNLIIKGSFNLSDFNEETEITFYAKSLSDNQSIYMNGKLLAKNIKRNDPNQFFVLDHNYLHKGENVVLFVGKPLVKHNSWEEISTNPGIIKICNPASQWKRKTFNGLAQVIVKASKNEGEIILTATSKGLSPAIIKISLKPVVPKPPTDD; this comes from the coding sequence ATGAAACTTAAATCAGTACTGCAAGCACTTTTCTTATTTGTATTAATTCTACCATCTTTTTCGCAGAATCAGAATAATCCGAATGATCTGTCTGGTAAGGGACGAGAGCATCTTTTAATGGACTTTGGATGGCGTTTTGCATTAGGCAATGCAAAAAACTTTGAGAAAGATTATTCCAATGGCACCAGTTACTTTACGTATTTGGCTAAAACTGGTTATGGAGATGGAGCTGCCGCTCAACAATTCGAAGACCGCGCTTGGCGAGAAGTTGATCTTCCTCATGATTGGGCTGTTGAACTTCCTTTTTCTTCTTCAGCAAGTCACAGTCATGGTTACAAAACAATAGGATGGAAATACCCGGAAACGTCGGTAGGATGGTATCGTAAAAGGTTTCATATTCCTGCATCTGATCTTGGACGCAAAATAAGTATTCAGTTCGATGGCATCCATCGTAATTCAACGGTATGGGTCAATGGGTTTTATGTAGGCAGCGAATCAAGTGGTTATGCTTCTTCAATTTATGATATTACTGATTATCTGAATTACGGAGAAGAAAATGTTATTGCAGTACGTGTTGATGCCAGTATAGAAGAAGGATGGTACTATGAAGGTGCCGGAATATACAGACATGTGTGGCTCAACAAAACAGATCGTTTGCACGTTGCTCAGTATGGTACATTCGTCACTTCGCAGATAAATGAAGATAATGCAGAACTAACTGTTCGCACAACTATAGAGAATCAATATCCCCAAACCTCTAAATTCTCAATAGAACAAATATTATTTGATGCTTCAAATAAACCTGTTGTGAGTCAGAGGTATGATTCTCTTTCATTGGAAGGAAATAAGGAAATTACCCTATATCATAAATTAAAAGTGGAAAATCCCAGACTATGGTCAATTGAGGTTCCTTACTTATATCATCTTGAAACACTTGTTAAAGTTGACGGCAAGACTGTAGATTCTTACAATACCAATGTAGGAATTCGAACCGTACGCTTTGATCCGAACTTAGGATTCTTGCTTAATGGTAAAAATGTAAAAATCAAAGGAACCAACAATCACCAGGATCATGCCGGGGTGGGTACTGCAATTCCTGATGCTTTGCAAGAATTTAGGATAAAAAGGCTGAAAGAGATGGGTAGTAATGCGATTCGTACTTCCCACAATCCTGCCACACCTGAACTTCTCGATGCCTGCGACCGGTTAGGTATGTTAGTCCTTGACGAAAACAGATTAATGGGAATAAACCAGGAACATTTTGATTTGCTCAAGCGGTTTATGATTCGTGACCGTAACCATCCGTGTGTAGTAATATGGTCTTTAGGTAATGAAGAATGGGCTATTGAAGGCAATGAGAAAGGTGCAAGAATAACTAAAACAATGCAGGACTTTGCACAAAAAGTTGATTCTTCACGTGCTTTCACTGCTGCAGTATCAGGCGGATGGGATAATGGTAGTGGTAAAACGATGCAGGTGATGGGTTATAATTATATTGTGCAGGGCGATATTGATGTTCATCACAAGAAATTCCCCTGGCAATGTGGCATTGGTACTGAAGAAAGTAATACTATTGGTACTCGTGGCATATATCAGGATGATTTAGCCAATGGACGTATGGCGGCAACTAATCGTATGCCAGAAAATGTAGGAACAGAATCCGGATGGAAGTTCTATCTGGAAAGACCATTTCTTGCAGGTCTTTTCTTTTGGACTGGTTTTGATTATCGTGGTGAGGCCAATCCGCTTGTTTGGCCGGCTGTTAACTCACAATACGGAATCGTTGATCTTTGCGGTTTCCCCAAAGATATTTTCTACTACCTTAAATCGTGGTGGGCAAACGAACCTGTGATGCATATTATGCCGCACTGGAATTGGAAAGGCAGCGAAGGGAAAAATATTAAAGTGACGATTTACAGTAATGCTGATGAGGTTGAACTAATATTGAATAGAAAAAGCTTAGGGAAGAAAACCATGCCTAAAAATGGTCATATAGATTGGGATATAACTTATCAGCCGGGAACTCTTCAGGCAAAAGGATTTATAAAGAATAAACAGGTTGTTGCCCAACAAATTGAAACGACTGATGTTCCGTCAAAAGTTATTCTTTCTGCTGAACGTACACAACTGAATTCTAATGGTGAGGACATTGCCATTATTACAGTGCAGGTGGCGGATAAAAAGAATCGGATGGTTCCTACTGCTGACAATGAAATTGAGTTTACGCTCAGTGGACTAGGTAAAATCATCGGTGTTGGTAATGGAGATCCTGCATCTCATGATCCTGAACAGTTCGTAGAATTAGTGGAAACAAGTTCTATAAGCGGAATGAAATTTATGCAATCGAACTCAATACCAGAGATTAATGAACTGGAAGCGAATAACAATGATTCTATCTGGGAAAAAGCTTTCGAGAAAAATTATGGTGAATATGATGCTACTAAAAATCTTATTATAAAAGGCTCTTTTAATTTATCTGATTTCAATGAAGAAACAGAAATAACATTCTATGCAAAAAGTTTGTCTGATAATCAGTCCATCTATATGAATGGAAAGCTACTGGCTAAAAATATTAAGCGGAATGATCCTAATCAGTTTTTTGTACTTGATCATAATTATTTGCATAAAGGAGAGAATGTAGTGCTCTTTGTAGGGAAACCACTTGTTAAGCATAATAGCTGGGAGGAGATTAGTACTAACCCTGGGATAATAAAAATCTGTAATCCGGCTTCTCAGTGGAAACGTAAAACGTTTAATGGTTTGGCTCAGGTAATAGTGAAAGCATCAAAGAATGAGGGCGAAATAATTTTAACTGCTACTTCTAAAGGACTGTCACCAGCTATAATAAAAATATCTTTAAAGCCTGTTGTTCCAAAACCTCCTACTGATGATTAG
- a CDS encoding AGE family epimerase/isomerase: MNNINELKAEVLDVLQNNILPYWGNRMQDKENGGFYGQITGKEELIPEAEKGAILNARILWTYSSAYRLLKKDEYFEMANRAKRYLIEHFYDNLFGGIYWSLDYKGNPVDTKKQIYALGFAIYGLSEFSRATGDKEALEYAIKLFHSIEEHSFDKEKNGYLEALTREWHEIADMRLSEKDANEKKTMNTHLHILEPYTNLYRVWKDEELKKQIRNLVEVFLDKILNKETNHLRLFFDEDWNGKDHIISYGHDIEASWLIYEAALVLEDAELLKRVEEVVPRIADAAAEGLLPDGGMIYERNLETNHMDADRHWWVQAETVVGYVNLYQHFNRKDGLEKASLCWNFIKNNLIDKKNGEWHWSLKADGTINITDDKAGFWKCPYHNGRMCMEIIERY; the protein is encoded by the coding sequence ATGAACAATATAAATGAATTAAAGGCGGAAGTGCTTGATGTGTTGCAGAATAATATTCTTCCATATTGGGGAAATAGGATGCAGGACAAAGAAAACGGGGGCTTCTATGGACAAATAACCGGTAAGGAAGAGCTGATTCCCGAAGCAGAAAAGGGAGCTATTCTTAATGCACGTATCCTGTGGACTTACTCTTCTGCATACCGTTTGCTTAAGAAAGATGAATATTTTGAAATGGCCAATCGGGCTAAAAGGTATCTGATTGAACATTTCTATGATAATCTATTTGGCGGTATCTATTGGTCGCTCGATTATAAAGGTAATCCGGTGGATACAAAGAAACAGATTTATGCGCTTGGCTTTGCCATTTACGGATTGAGTGAGTTTAGCAGAGCAACCGGTGATAAAGAAGCTTTGGAATATGCCATAAAACTGTTTCACTCTATTGAGGAACATAGTTTTGATAAAGAAAAGAATGGTTATCTGGAGGCACTGACCCGTGAATGGCACGAGATTGCTGATATGCGTTTAAGTGAGAAAGATGCCAATGAAAAGAAGACAATGAACACGCATCTTCATATTCTGGAACCATATACCAACTTATACCGGGTGTGGAAAGATGAAGAACTGAAGAAGCAAATAAGGAATTTGGTAGAGGTATTCCTTGATAAGATTTTAAACAAGGAAACCAATCATCTGCGTCTCTTCTTTGACGAAGATTGGAATGGGAAGGATCATATAATCTCTTACGGTCATGATATTGAGGCTTCATGGCTTATTTACGAAGCTGCACTGGTGCTTGAAGATGCTGAGTTATTGAAGAGGGTAGAAGAGGTGGTTCCCCGAATAGCTGATGCCGCCGCCGAAGGACTCCTGCCGGATGGAGGAATGATTTATGAAAGGAATCTTGAAACGAATCATATGGATGCCGATCGTCATTGGTGGGTTCAGGCAGAAACAGTGGTTGGGTACGTTAACCTGTATCAGCATTTCAATCGGAAAGATGGGCTGGAAAAGGCTTCACTTTGCTGGAACTTCATAAAGAACAATCTTATAGATAAGAAAAACGGTGAGTGGCATTGGAGTCTGAAAGCGGATGGAACAATTAACATAACCGATGATAAAGCCGGCTTCTGGAAATGCCCGTATCACAACGGACGTATGTGTATGGAGATAATTGAACGTTATTAG
- a CDS encoding MFS transporter, with product MIKLTEKIGYGFGDMASSMFWKIFGMYLLYFYTDVYGLAPAAVGTMFLITRVWDSFLDPVIGVIADRTDSRWGKFRPYLLYIALPFGIIGVLTFVTPHFSTEWKLAYAYLTYTLMMMVYSAINVPYASLLGVMTPNPQERTTLSSYRMFFAYLGSFIALLIIQPLVEFFSKIGGGVNPQQGWTYGVAVIAVMCVALFIGCFALTRERVKPVKQEEKSTLKEDLLDLWHNRPWWILLGAGIAALIFNSIRDGATIYYFKYYVLEDNSLKIASLGVTVTWTSLYLALGQASNMVGVALAAPVANHIGKKMTYMGAMAIATLLSIAFFWFTPGQLVMIFVFQALISTCAGIIFPLLWSMYADIADYSELRCGRRATGLIFSSSSMSQKLGWTLGGALTGWLLSYFGFKANVAQSENAITGIKMMLSFLPAIGTVLSVIFISFYPLSEKKVKNITLQLEERRKDLK from the coding sequence ATGATAAAACTAACAGAGAAAATAGGTTACGGTTTCGGAGATATGGCTTCTTCCATGTTCTGGAAGATTTTTGGAATGTATCTTCTTTACTTCTATACAGATGTTTACGGGCTGGCTCCGGCAGCAGTTGGAACAATGTTTCTCATCACTCGTGTATGGGATTCATTTCTTGACCCTGTAATCGGAGTGATTGCTGACAGAACAGATTCCCGATGGGGTAAATTCCGTCCGTATCTGCTCTATATAGCTCTCCCTTTTGGAATAATTGGTGTGCTTACTTTTGTAACGCCCCATTTTAGTACTGAATGGAAGCTTGCTTATGCATATCTCACTTACACGCTAATGATGATGGTTTATTCTGCAATCAATGTGCCCTACGCTTCATTGCTTGGAGTGATGACACCTAATCCGCAGGAACGAACCACCCTTTCTTCATATAGAATGTTTTTCGCCTATCTGGGTAGTTTCATCGCTTTACTGATTATTCAGCCGTTGGTGGAATTCTTCTCAAAAATTGGTGGGGGAGTTAATCCTCAACAGGGCTGGACTTACGGCGTTGCTGTGATTGCTGTAATGTGCGTGGCTCTGTTTATAGGATGTTTTGCTCTGACAAGAGAACGGGTGAAGCCGGTAAAGCAGGAAGAAAAGAGCACTCTGAAAGAAGATTTACTCGATTTGTGGCATAATCGCCCATGGTGGATTCTGTTGGGAGCAGGCATTGCAGCATTGATCTTTAACTCTATTCGCGACGGAGCAACGATCTATTATTTCAAGTATTATGTTTTGGAGGACAACTCCCTCAAAATAGCATCATTGGGAGTAACGGTTACGTGGACTTCTCTTTATCTGGCACTAGGTCAGGCATCTAATATGGTGGGTGTGGCTTTGGCTGCTCCTGTTGCAAATCACATTGGAAAGAAAATGACTTATATGGGAGCAATGGCTATTGCAACTTTGCTAAGCATTGCTTTCTTCTGGTTTACTCCCGGACAGTTGGTGATGATATTTGTATTCCAAGCCTTGATTAGTACTTGTGCCGGAATCATCTTCCCACTTCTATGGTCTATGTATGCCGATATTGCCGATTATTCTGAATTGAGATGCGGTCGCCGCGCCACAGGATTGATCTTCTCATCTTCCTCCATGTCTCAGAAACTGGGATGGACACTGGGAGGTGCTTTAACCGGTTGGTTACTTTCTTACTTTGGTTTCAAGGCAAATGTGGCACAATCCGAGAATGCCATTACAGGAATCAAGATGATGTTGAGCTTCCTTCCTGCAATAGGTACAGTTCTTTCGGTAATCTTTATCTCTTTCTATCCGCTCAGCGAGAAGAAAGTAAAGAACATTACCTTGCAACTTGAAGAACGTCGTAAAGATTTAAAGTAG
- a CDS encoding glycoside hydrolase family 130 protein: MNQFKNRSARIFADHENLLSRMNEPEEKTNGLFTRYKNPILTAAHTPVIWRYDLNEQTNPFLMERIGMNATLNSGAIKWNEKYILVVRVEGADRKSFFAVAESPNGIDNFRFWDYPVTMPDTEDPATNIYDMRLTAHEDGWIYGVFCAERLDPKAPAGDLSTATATAGIARTKDLKTWERLPDLKTKSQQRNVVLHPEFVNGKYALYTRPQDSFIDAGSGGGIGWALVDDMTNAVIKEEKIIDHRYYHTIKEVKNGEGPHPIKTPKGWLHLAHGVRGCAAGLRYVLYMYMTSLEDPSKLIASPGGYFMAPVGEERIGDVSNVLFSNGWITDEDGTVFIYYASSDTRMHVATSTVDKLVDYCMNTPEDGFITSASVETIKKQVEKNLSKLANK; the protein is encoded by the coding sequence ATGAATCAATTTAAAAATAGATCAGCAAGAATATTTGCTGATCATGAGAATCTTTTATCCAGAATGAACGAACCCGAAGAGAAAACAAACGGTCTGTTTACCCGATATAAAAACCCTATATTAACAGCTGCACATACTCCAGTAATATGGAGATATGATTTGAATGAGCAAACAAATCCTTTCCTGATGGAGCGGATTGGAATGAATGCTACTTTAAACTCTGGCGCTATTAAATGGAACGAGAAGTATATCCTTGTTGTAAGAGTGGAGGGAGCCGATCGTAAATCATTCTTTGCCGTGGCCGAGAGCCCTAACGGAATAGACAACTTCCGCTTTTGGGATTATCCCGTAACTATGCCCGATACGGAAGATCCTGCGACTAACATTTATGACATGCGCCTTACAGCTCACGAAGATGGCTGGATTTACGGCGTGTTCTGTGCCGAACGTCTTGATCCTAAAGCCCCTGCGGGTGATCTTTCTACAGCAACGGCTACTGCCGGAATTGCACGCACAAAAGATTTAAAGACCTGGGAACGATTGCCGGATCTTAAAACAAAGAGCCAGCAACGCAATGTGGTGCTTCATCCGGAGTTTGTGAATGGTAAATATGCACTCTATACCCGTCCGCAAGATAGTTTTATCGATGCGGGAAGTGGCGGAGGTATTGGCTGGGCATTGGTAGATGACATGACAAATGCCGTAATCAAAGAAGAAAAGATAATAGATCACCGTTATTATCATACTATCAAAGAAGTTAAGAATGGCGAAGGTCCTCATCCTATTAAAACCCCAAAAGGCTGGCTTCATCTGGCTCACGGAGTAAGAGGATGCGCTGCCGGTTTGCGATATGTGCTCTATATGTATATGACCTCTCTGGAAGATCCTTCCAAACTGATTGCTTCTCCGGGCGGATATTTCATGGCTCCTGTGGGAGAAGAACGAATTGGTGATGTGTCTAATGTGCTATTCAGTAACGGTTGGATTACCGACGAGGACGGAACTGTGTTTATCTATTACGCATCTTCCGATACACGCATGCATGTAGCCACCTCAACTGTTGATAAGTTGGTGGATTATTGCATGAATACTCCTGAAGACGGCTTCATTACTTCTGCATCTGTGGAGACAATAAAGAAACAGGTAGAAAAGAATCTTAGTAAGCTGGCCAATAAATAA
- a CDS encoding glycosyl hydrolase has protein sequence MIKKIRSLAMGTVLVAGLVSCGSAKEVTEVDSRSGSIRTTETEHLLKSLQSMPAKGFMFGHQDDTAYGIGWDGDADRSDVKSVCGDYPAVCGWDLGHIELGDDKNLDKIPFERIRQDIIAQYLRGGLNSVSWHLNNPLTGGDAWDVKTEGVVTSILPGGAKHELFLSWMGKLATFLNSLTAPDGKKIPVLFRPWHEHTGSWFWWGKSHCTPQEYKELWKMTHDYLSSHGVNNLLYAYSPGSEKTVDEYMERYPGDKYVDLLGFDCYPSAKPEGTDEYRTLMTTVLTYLTQLGKEHSKPIAVTETGLEALPMATWWTEVLFPLLDKYPISYVLVWRNAREKPNHYYAPYPGQASANNFVEFYNQSKTLFCKDIKSLYK, from the coding sequence ATGATTAAGAAAATAAGAAGCCTGGCAATGGGTACTGTACTGGTTGCCGGACTAGTATCTTGCGGATCGGCAAAGGAAGTTACTGAAGTAGATTCCAGATCTGGCTCGATACGAACTACTGAGACAGAGCATCTGCTGAAAAGTCTTCAGAGTATGCCTGCCAAAGGATTTATGTTTGGTCATCAGGATGACACGGCTTATGGCATAGGCTGGGACGGAGATGCCGATCGTTCCGACGTGAAAAGTGTATGCGGCGACTATCCCGCTGTCTGCGGATGGGATTTGGGCCACATTGAACTGGGCGATGATAAGAATCTGGATAAGATTCCTTTCGAAAGAATTCGCCAGGATATCATTGCGCAATACCTTCGCGGCGGACTCAACAGCGTTAGCTGGCACTTGAATAACCCGCTAACCGGAGGAGATGCGTGGGATGTGAAGACGGAAGGTGTAGTTACATCTATACTTCCGGGCGGAGCAAAACATGAATTGTTCCTTAGCTGGATGGGCAAATTGGCTACTTTCCTCAATTCACTTACTGCCCCCGACGGGAAAAAGATTCCGGTTCTTTTCCGCCCCTGGCATGAACATACAGGCAGCTGGTTTTGGTGGGGAAAATCTCACTGTACACCACAGGAGTACAAAGAATTATGGAAAATGACACACGATTACCTCAGTTCACATGGTGTTAATAACTTGCTTTATGCCTATTCTCCCGGCAGCGAGAAAACGGTGGATGAGTATATGGAACGTTATCCGGGAGATAAATATGTAGACTTGCTGGGATTCGACTGCTATCCTTCTGCAAAACCAGAAGGAACGGACGAGTACAGAACCCTAATGACCACAGTATTGACCTATCTCACTCAGCTGGGCAAAGAACATAGCAAACCAATTGCCGTAACAGAAACAGGATTGGAAGCTTTACCAATGGCAACCTGGTGGACGGAAGTTCTCTTCCCATTGCTAGATAAATATCCAATATCTTATGTACTTGTATGGCGCAATGCCCGCGAAAAACCAAATCATTACTATGCCCCTTATCCGGGTCAGGCATCTGCAAACAACTTTGTGGAGTTCTATAATCAATCAAAGACCTTATTCTGCAAAGACATAAAAAGTTTATATAAATAA